One genomic region from Anopheles bellator chromosome 2, idAnoBellAS_SP24_06.2, whole genome shotgun sequence encodes:
- the LOC131211887 gene encoding probable isocitrate dehydrogenase [NAD] subunit alpha, mitochondrial isoform X2: MAARLIKKITVTPFGARSFASGSRKVTLIPGDGIGPEISAAVQKIFAVASVPIEWETVDVTPVRNPDGKFGIPQGAIDSVNRNKVGLKGPLMTPVGKGHRSLNLALRKEFNLYANVRPCRSLEGYKTLYDNVDVVTIRENTEGEYSGIEHEIVDGVVQSIKLITEEASNRVAEYAFKYAKDNNRKKVTVVHKANIMRMSDGLFLRCCRDMAQKYPEIKFEERYLDTVCLNMVQDPRKYDVLVMPNLYGDILSDMCAGLVGGLGLTPSGNMGLNGALFESVHGTAPDIAGKDLANPTALLLSAVMMLRHMELNQQADKIQSACFETIKEAKYLTGDLGGKAKCSEYTNAICDRIK, from the exons ATGGCAGCGCGATTGATAAAGAAAATT ACGGTCACCCCGTTCGGGGCGCGTTCGTTTGCGTCCGGCTCCCGCAAAGTGACGCTCATCCCGGGCGACGGCATTGGGCCGGAAATTTCCGCTGCCGTGCAGAAGATTTTCGCCGTCGCCAGCGTACCGATCGAGTGGGAAACCGTGGACGTCACCCCGGTGCGG AATCCGGATGGAAAGTTTGGTATCCCGCAGGGGGCCATCGATTCGGTGAACCGCAACAAGGTCGGCCTTAAAGGCCCGCTGATGACGCCGGTCGGTAAGGGCCATCGGTCGCTAAACTTGGCCCTGCGCAAGGAGTTCAACCTGTACGCGAACGTGCGCCCGTGCCGCAGTCTGGAGGGCTACAAAACGCTGTACGACAACGTGGACGTCGTGACCATCCGAGAGAACACCGAGGGCGAGTATTCCGGTATCGAGCACGAAATTGTCGACGGAGTGGTGCAGAGTATCAAGCTGATCACCGAGGAGGCATCGAACCGCGTGGCGGAGTATGCCTTCAAATATGCCAAAGACAACAACCGTAAGAAGGTGACCGTTGTACACAAGGCCAACATTATGCGCATGTCGGACGGTCTGTTCCTGCGCTGCTGCCGTGACATGGCCCAGAAGTACCCGGAGATCAAGTTCGAGGAACGGTATCTGGACACGGTCTGCCTGAACATGGTGCAGGATCCCCGAAAGTACGACGTGTTG GTAATGCCCAACTTGTACGGTGATATTCTGTCCGACATGTGTGCCGGACTTGTCGGTGGTCTCGGTCTAACGCCATCCGGTAATATGGGCCTCAATGGAGCGCTCTTCGAGTCGGTGCACGGTACGGCGCCGGATATCGCCGGCAAGGATCTGGCCAACCCGACGGCCCTGCTACTGTCGGCCGTTATGATGCTGCGGCACATGGAACTCAACCAGCAGGCGGATAAGATCCAGAGCGCCTGCTTCGAAACGATCAAGGAGGCAAAGTACCTTACCGGCGATCTGGGTGGCAAAGCCAAGTGCTCAGAGTACACGAACGCCATTTGTGACCGGATCAAGTAA
- the LOC131211887 gene encoding probable isocitrate dehydrogenase [NAD] subunit alpha, mitochondrial isoform X1 — MAARLIKKILDGEFGSLLAKLSTQLKDNWVKIYITSSSRADVARSDPIVKTVTPFGARSFASGSRKVTLIPGDGIGPEISAAVQKIFAVASVPIEWETVDVTPVRNPDGKFGIPQGAIDSVNRNKVGLKGPLMTPVGKGHRSLNLALRKEFNLYANVRPCRSLEGYKTLYDNVDVVTIRENTEGEYSGIEHEIVDGVVQSIKLITEEASNRVAEYAFKYAKDNNRKKVTVVHKANIMRMSDGLFLRCCRDMAQKYPEIKFEERYLDTVCLNMVQDPRKYDVLVMPNLYGDILSDMCAGLVGGLGLTPSGNMGLNGALFESVHGTAPDIAGKDLANPTALLLSAVMMLRHMELNQQADKIQSACFETIKEAKYLTGDLGGKAKCSEYTNAICDRIK, encoded by the exons ATGGCAGCGCGATTGATAAAGAAAATT TTGGATGGCGAATTCGGAAGTTTGCTGGCGAAACTGTCCACCCAACTGAAGGACAATTGGGTCAAGATTTACATAACCTCGTCCTCCCGGGCAGACGTTGCGAGAAGCGACCCGATCGTTAAA ACGGTCACCCCGTTCGGGGCGCGTTCGTTTGCGTCCGGCTCCCGCAAAGTGACGCTCATCCCGGGCGACGGCATTGGGCCGGAAATTTCCGCTGCCGTGCAGAAGATTTTCGCCGTCGCCAGCGTACCGATCGAGTGGGAAACCGTGGACGTCACCCCGGTGCGG AATCCGGATGGAAAGTTTGGTATCCCGCAGGGGGCCATCGATTCGGTGAACCGCAACAAGGTCGGCCTTAAAGGCCCGCTGATGACGCCGGTCGGTAAGGGCCATCGGTCGCTAAACTTGGCCCTGCGCAAGGAGTTCAACCTGTACGCGAACGTGCGCCCGTGCCGCAGTCTGGAGGGCTACAAAACGCTGTACGACAACGTGGACGTCGTGACCATCCGAGAGAACACCGAGGGCGAGTATTCCGGTATCGAGCACGAAATTGTCGACGGAGTGGTGCAGAGTATCAAGCTGATCACCGAGGAGGCATCGAACCGCGTGGCGGAGTATGCCTTCAAATATGCCAAAGACAACAACCGTAAGAAGGTGACCGTTGTACACAAGGCCAACATTATGCGCATGTCGGACGGTCTGTTCCTGCGCTGCTGCCGTGACATGGCCCAGAAGTACCCGGAGATCAAGTTCGAGGAACGGTATCTGGACACGGTCTGCCTGAACATGGTGCAGGATCCCCGAAAGTACGACGTGTTG GTAATGCCCAACTTGTACGGTGATATTCTGTCCGACATGTGTGCCGGACTTGTCGGTGGTCTCGGTCTAACGCCATCCGGTAATATGGGCCTCAATGGAGCGCTCTTCGAGTCGGTGCACGGTACGGCGCCGGATATCGCCGGCAAGGATCTGGCCAACCCGACGGCCCTGCTACTGTCGGCCGTTATGATGCTGCGGCACATGGAACTCAACCAGCAGGCGGATAAGATCCAGAGCGCCTGCTTCGAAACGATCAAGGAGGCAAAGTACCTTACCGGCGATCTGGGTGGCAAAGCCAAGTGCTCAGAGTACACGAACGCCATTTGTGACCGGATCAAGTAA
- the LOC131209836 gene encoding larval cuticle protein 1, translating into MANSAQLCKYVVLALFVLFTGTCGGARRDVAHLPRQIVVVEEYEHEKVTTLPPPPRPYAFTYTAGRAPGHVDRTHSEVSDGNGVVRGSFSYVDPRNQVRTVEYTADAHGFYPVLSHLPKSPQQTEAVARAQEKHHALYAKIAQQHADAHGGLVEPILPKDTVAVAKAKDRHLTLYEKIANEHARIGAEQEAQRLAFEATSVKYEEH; encoded by the exons ATGGCGAACTCGGCGCAGCTG TGCAAATACGTGGTACTGGCGCTGTTCGTGCTTTTCACCGGAACCTGTGGCGGTGCTCGCCGTGATGTGGCCCACCTCCCGCGCCAGATTGTGGTCGTGGAGGAGTACGAGCACGAGAAAGTGACCACGttaccgccaccaccgcgtcCGTACGCCTTCACGTACACGGCGGGCCGGGCCCCAGGGCACGTCGATCGGACGCACAGCGAGGTGTCGGACGGCAATGGAGTGGTGCGTGGGTCCTTCTCGTACGTCGATCCTCGCAATCAGGTTCGCACGGTCGAGTACACGGCGGACGCGCACGGATTCTATCCGGTGCTGAGTCACCTGCCGAAGAGCCCGCAGCAGACGGAAGCGGTTGCACGTGCGCAAGAGAAACACCACGCCCTGTACGCCAAGATCGCCCAGCAGCATGCGGACGCCCACGGAGGACTGGTG GAGCCAATTCTGCCCAAGGACACGGTAGCTGTGGCGAAGGCAAAGGACCGTCACCTGACTCTGTACGAGAAGATTGCCAACGAACATGCGCGAATCGGAGCGGAACAGGAGGCGCAGCGTTTGGCCTTTGAGGCTACGTCGGTGAAATATGAGGAGCACTga